The following proteins come from a genomic window of Syngnathus acus chromosome 15, fSynAcu1.2, whole genome shotgun sequence:
- the tjap1 gene encoding tight junction-associated protein 1 isoform X2, whose translation MTSAAPSRKPYRKAPPQHREVRHAAAPMPTLAPQTQAPDGSQARSESDSVSGLSSLEFAIDDPPRESFRARWRQDRRRGAVVERQDQRRAAVAPKGILKKAESPAVARTCHIIRKSTSAELLDAGAKWGARYLPTPSLDREQSVRSSSGSFSPRLAWRMRLLEEKLGRKASRQRTGPRLGGKCLPDGACAERMRRWDTWSAALKRAERAGHVKSKVNQGDTGGRPRAKQDIVSHVKDLLSDSDRIRILQQQNEDLRRSLSLSAHKLESAEAEFDGSRHYMEAELSRSRDDLDKMRDKFRRLQNSYTASQRANQDLEEKLHALLRTLDRDKKTMDGEMVELTNKLLEAKNTIDRLEELNERYRLDCNLAVQLLKCNKSHFRNHKFADLPCELQDMLKKHMKSSSLPEPSLGPCGQDPDTLSLTPSDVVPTSVIARVLEKPEPLLLNSAQSNSRGWPTAEDVFVHVDMTAEGSGTENDTVLDGSCQSVPDAGQEAGAAPSFDKLNPYPPPPPPNPLYPGRKVIEFSSDDKVKIPKNSPLPNCTYATRQAISLSLHSEQPLVPPSPAPSRSEPQHHGAIAADTPSSQSSPFSSPPQAPSVGASSASSSEDLLANWQRMFVDKMAPSAMVGGGSSRVAYSDGEEGSTASHASSLDTDTDVEPRSYTRGPYGGGERLLINTDRDGVAPGAQRDRDNDGEEPDSLARDLSVISPRLLDFEPAFAAAVLPRPHRSPKRMGVHHLHRQQQ comes from the exons ATGACCAGTGCGGCGCCGTCCAGGAAGCCGTACCGCAAAGCTCCGCCGCAGCATCGCGAGGTGCGGCATGCCGCCGCGCCCATGCCCACGCTGGCCCCTCAGACACAAGCGCCGGATGGCAGCCAG GCTCGGTCCGAAAGCGACTCCGTGTCCGGACTGTCCAGCTTGGAATTTGCCATCGACGACCCGCCGAGAGAGTCTTTCCGCGCCCGCTGGCGCCAAGACCGCCGCCGGGGTGCCGTCGTGGAGCGACAGGACCAAAGAAGAGCTGCCGTCGCCCCCAAGGGCATATTGAAGAAAGCGGAATCCCCAGCTGTGGCACGCACCTGCCACATCATCAGGAAGTCCACGTCGGCGGAGCTGTTGGACGCTGGCGCAAAGTGGGGCGCCCGCTATCTGCCCACACCCTCTCTGGACAGGGAGCAGTCTGTGCGCAGCTCCTCCGGCTCGTTCTCGCCACGCTTGGCGTGGAGGATGCGGCTCCTGGAAGAGAAG CTGGGCAGGAAGGCTTCTCGTCAAAGGACTGGCCCCCGCCTTGGTGGGAAGTGCTTGCCCGACGGCGCGTGCGCCGAGCGCATGCGGCGTTGGGACACGTGGTCGGCAGCACTCAAACGCGCCGAGAGGGCAGGGCATGTAAAGTCCAAGGTAAATCAAGGAGATACAGGTGGACGTCCTCGAGCAAAACAGGATATTGTGTCACATGTGAAG GATCTTTTGTCAGACTCGGACCGGATCAG AATCCTTCAGCAGCAGAATGAGGACCTCCGCCGAAGCCTGTCTCTCTCCGCCCACAAGCTGGAGTCTGCGGAGGCGGAGTTTGACGGGAGTCGCCATTACATGGAGGCGGAGCTAAGCCGCAGCAGAGACGACCTTGACAAGATGAGGGACAAGTTTCGCCG ACTGCAGAACAGCTACACGGCGTCTCAGAGGGCCAATCAGGACTTGGAAGAGAAGCTTCATGCTCTG CTGCGGACGCTGGATCGAGACAAGAAGACGATGGATGGCGAGATGGTGGAGCTCACCAACAAGCTGCTAGAGGCCAAGAACACCATCGACCGTCTAGAGGAGCTCAAC GAACGTTACCGGCTGGACTGCAACCTTGCCGTGCAGCTGCTCAAATGCAACAAGTCACATTTCAGGAACCACAAGTTTGCTGAT CTGCCGTGCGAACTTCAGGACATGTTGAAGAAACACATGAAGAGCAGCAGCCTGCCCGAGCCGAGCCTCGGCCCCTGCGGCCAGGACCCGGACACGTTGAGTCTCACACCGTCCGACGTGGTTCCCACTTCGGTGATCGCTCGCGTCCTGGAAAAACCCGAACCGCTGCTCCTCAACTCGGCGCAGTCCAACAGCCGCGGCTGGCCGACCGCCGAGGACGTCTTTGTGCACGTGGACATGACTGCGGAAGGATCAGGCACCGAAAACGACACTGTGCTCGACGGTTCGTGCCAAAGCGTGCCGGACGCGGGCCAGGAGGCAGGCGCCGCACCCTCTTTCGACAAGCTGAATCCGTacccaccaccaccgccaccCAACCCGCTTTACCCTGGGCGGAAGGTCATCGagttctcctcagatgacaaGGTGAAGATTCCCAAGAACAGTCCGCTTCCCAACTGCACGTACGCCACGCGCCAGGCCATCTCACTCAGCCTGCACAGCGAGCAGCCTTTGGTGCCCCCCAGCCCCGCACCCTCGCGCAGCGAACCGCAGCATCACGGCGCCATCGCTGCCGACACGCCCTCCAGCCAGTCCAGCCCCTTCAGCAGCCCGCCACAG GCGCCGAGCGTGGGGGCCAGCTCTGCCAGTTCTTCCGAGGACCTTCTGGCCAACTGGCAACGGATGTTTGTGGACAAGATGGCACCCTCAGCAATGGTGGGCGGGGGCTCCTCCAGGGTGGCGTACTCGGACGGCGAGGAAGGCTCGACTGCAAGCCACGCCTCCAGCCTCGACACGGACACTGATGTTGAGCCCCGTTCCTACACCAGGGGTCCGTACGGCGGAGGCGAGCGACTCCTCATAAATACAGACCGAGACGGAGTGGCCCCGGGCGCCCAACGGGATCGGGATAATGATGGCGAGGAGCCGGACAGCCTAGCACGGGACTTGTCCGTCATTTCACCGCGGCTCTTGGACTTTGAGCCCGCCTTTGCGGCAGCTGTGCTTCCACGACCTCACCGGAGCCCCAAAAGGATGGGGGTGCACCACCTACACAGACAACAACAGTAA
- the tjap1 gene encoding tight junction-associated protein 1 isoform X1 — translation MTSAAPSRKPYRKAPPQHREVRHAAAPMPTLAPQTQAPDGSQARSESDSVSGLSSLEFAIDDPPRESFRARWRQDRRRGAVVERQDQRRAAVAPKGILKKAESPAVARTCHIIRKSTSAELLDAGAKWGARYLPTPSLDREQSVRSSSGSFSPRLAWRMRLLEEKVRFSTFLDEITCRVITPAHLTQLGRKASRQRTGPRLGGKCLPDGACAERMRRWDTWSAALKRAERAGHVKSKVNQGDTGGRPRAKQDIVSHVKDLLSDSDRIRILQQQNEDLRRSLSLSAHKLESAEAEFDGSRHYMEAELSRSRDDLDKMRDKFRRLQNSYTASQRANQDLEEKLHALLRTLDRDKKTMDGEMVELTNKLLEAKNTIDRLEELNERYRLDCNLAVQLLKCNKSHFRNHKFADLPCELQDMLKKHMKSSSLPEPSLGPCGQDPDTLSLTPSDVVPTSVIARVLEKPEPLLLNSAQSNSRGWPTAEDVFVHVDMTAEGSGTENDTVLDGSCQSVPDAGQEAGAAPSFDKLNPYPPPPPPNPLYPGRKVIEFSSDDKVKIPKNSPLPNCTYATRQAISLSLHSEQPLVPPSPAPSRSEPQHHGAIAADTPSSQSSPFSSPPQAPSVGASSASSSEDLLANWQRMFVDKMAPSAMVGGGSSRVAYSDGEEGSTASHASSLDTDTDVEPRSYTRGPYGGGERLLINTDRDGVAPGAQRDRDNDGEEPDSLARDLSVISPRLLDFEPAFAAAVLPRPHRSPKRMGVHHLHRQQQ, via the exons ATGACCAGTGCGGCGCCGTCCAGGAAGCCGTACCGCAAAGCTCCGCCGCAGCATCGCGAGGTGCGGCATGCCGCCGCGCCCATGCCCACGCTGGCCCCTCAGACACAAGCGCCGGATGGCAGCCAG GCTCGGTCCGAAAGCGACTCCGTGTCCGGACTGTCCAGCTTGGAATTTGCCATCGACGACCCGCCGAGAGAGTCTTTCCGCGCCCGCTGGCGCCAAGACCGCCGCCGGGGTGCCGTCGTGGAGCGACAGGACCAAAGAAGAGCTGCCGTCGCCCCCAAGGGCATATTGAAGAAAGCGGAATCCCCAGCTGTGGCACGCACCTGCCACATCATCAGGAAGTCCACGTCGGCGGAGCTGTTGGACGCTGGCGCAAAGTGGGGCGCCCGCTATCTGCCCACACCCTCTCTGGACAGGGAGCAGTCTGTGCGCAGCTCCTCCGGCTCGTTCTCGCCACGCTTGGCGTGGAGGATGCGGCTCCTGGAAGAGAAGGTCCGCTTTTCCACCTTTCTGGATGAAATCACCTGTCGCGTCATAACCCCGGCCCACCTCACACAGCTGGGCAGGAAGGCTTCTCGTCAAAGGACTGGCCCCCGCCTTGGTGGGAAGTGCTTGCCCGACGGCGCGTGCGCCGAGCGCATGCGGCGTTGGGACACGTGGTCGGCAGCACTCAAACGCGCCGAGAGGGCAGGGCATGTAAAGTCCAAGGTAAATCAAGGAGATACAGGTGGACGTCCTCGAGCAAAACAGGATATTGTGTCACATGTGAAG GATCTTTTGTCAGACTCGGACCGGATCAG AATCCTTCAGCAGCAGAATGAGGACCTCCGCCGAAGCCTGTCTCTCTCCGCCCACAAGCTGGAGTCTGCGGAGGCGGAGTTTGACGGGAGTCGCCATTACATGGAGGCGGAGCTAAGCCGCAGCAGAGACGACCTTGACAAGATGAGGGACAAGTTTCGCCG ACTGCAGAACAGCTACACGGCGTCTCAGAGGGCCAATCAGGACTTGGAAGAGAAGCTTCATGCTCTG CTGCGGACGCTGGATCGAGACAAGAAGACGATGGATGGCGAGATGGTGGAGCTCACCAACAAGCTGCTAGAGGCCAAGAACACCATCGACCGTCTAGAGGAGCTCAAC GAACGTTACCGGCTGGACTGCAACCTTGCCGTGCAGCTGCTCAAATGCAACAAGTCACATTTCAGGAACCACAAGTTTGCTGAT CTGCCGTGCGAACTTCAGGACATGTTGAAGAAACACATGAAGAGCAGCAGCCTGCCCGAGCCGAGCCTCGGCCCCTGCGGCCAGGACCCGGACACGTTGAGTCTCACACCGTCCGACGTGGTTCCCACTTCGGTGATCGCTCGCGTCCTGGAAAAACCCGAACCGCTGCTCCTCAACTCGGCGCAGTCCAACAGCCGCGGCTGGCCGACCGCCGAGGACGTCTTTGTGCACGTGGACATGACTGCGGAAGGATCAGGCACCGAAAACGACACTGTGCTCGACGGTTCGTGCCAAAGCGTGCCGGACGCGGGCCAGGAGGCAGGCGCCGCACCCTCTTTCGACAAGCTGAATCCGTacccaccaccaccgccaccCAACCCGCTTTACCCTGGGCGGAAGGTCATCGagttctcctcagatgacaaGGTGAAGATTCCCAAGAACAGTCCGCTTCCCAACTGCACGTACGCCACGCGCCAGGCCATCTCACTCAGCCTGCACAGCGAGCAGCCTTTGGTGCCCCCCAGCCCCGCACCCTCGCGCAGCGAACCGCAGCATCACGGCGCCATCGCTGCCGACACGCCCTCCAGCCAGTCCAGCCCCTTCAGCAGCCCGCCACAG GCGCCGAGCGTGGGGGCCAGCTCTGCCAGTTCTTCCGAGGACCTTCTGGCCAACTGGCAACGGATGTTTGTGGACAAGATGGCACCCTCAGCAATGGTGGGCGGGGGCTCCTCCAGGGTGGCGTACTCGGACGGCGAGGAAGGCTCGACTGCAAGCCACGCCTCCAGCCTCGACACGGACACTGATGTTGAGCCCCGTTCCTACACCAGGGGTCCGTACGGCGGAGGCGAGCGACTCCTCATAAATACAGACCGAGACGGAGTGGCCCCGGGCGCCCAACGGGATCGGGATAATGATGGCGAGGAGCCGGACAGCCTAGCACGGGACTTGTCCGTCATTTCACCGCGGCTCTTGGACTTTGAGCCCGCCTTTGCGGCAGCTGTGCTTCCACGACCTCACCGGAGCCCCAAAAGGATGGGGGTGCACCACCTACACAGACAACAACAGTAA
- the tjap1 gene encoding tight junction-associated protein 1 isoform X4, with the protein MTSAAPSRKPYRKAPPQHREVRHAAAPMPTLAPQTQAPDGSQDLLSDSDRIRILQQQNEDLRRSLSLSAHKLESAEAEFDGSRHYMEAELSRSRDDLDKMRDKFRRLQNSYTASQRANQDLEEKLHALLRTLDRDKKTMDGEMVELTNKLLEAKNTIDRLEELNERYRLDCNLAVQLLKCNKSHFRNHKFADLPCELQDMLKKHMKSSSLPEPSLGPCGQDPDTLSLTPSDVVPTSVIARVLEKPEPLLLNSAQSNSRGWPTAEDVFVHVDMTAEGSGTENDTVLDGSCQSVPDAGQEAGAAPSFDKLNPYPPPPPPNPLYPGRKVIEFSSDDKVKIPKNSPLPNCTYATRQAISLSLHSEQPLVPPSPAPSRSEPQHHGAIAADTPSSQSSPFSSPPQAPSVGASSASSSEDLLANWQRMFVDKMAPSAMVGGGSSRVAYSDGEEGSTASHASSLDTDTDVEPRSYTRGPYGGGERLLINTDRDGVAPGAQRDRDNDGEEPDSLARDLSVISPRLLDFEPAFAAAVLPRPHRSPKRMGVHHLHRQQQ; encoded by the exons ATGACCAGTGCGGCGCCGTCCAGGAAGCCGTACCGCAAAGCTCCGCCGCAGCATCGCGAGGTGCGGCATGCCGCCGCGCCCATGCCCACGCTGGCCCCTCAGACACAAGCGCCGGATGGCAGCCAG GATCTTTTGTCAGACTCGGACCGGATCAG AATCCTTCAGCAGCAGAATGAGGACCTCCGCCGAAGCCTGTCTCTCTCCGCCCACAAGCTGGAGTCTGCGGAGGCGGAGTTTGACGGGAGTCGCCATTACATGGAGGCGGAGCTAAGCCGCAGCAGAGACGACCTTGACAAGATGAGGGACAAGTTTCGCCG ACTGCAGAACAGCTACACGGCGTCTCAGAGGGCCAATCAGGACTTGGAAGAGAAGCTTCATGCTCTG CTGCGGACGCTGGATCGAGACAAGAAGACGATGGATGGCGAGATGGTGGAGCTCACCAACAAGCTGCTAGAGGCCAAGAACACCATCGACCGTCTAGAGGAGCTCAAC GAACGTTACCGGCTGGACTGCAACCTTGCCGTGCAGCTGCTCAAATGCAACAAGTCACATTTCAGGAACCACAAGTTTGCTGAT CTGCCGTGCGAACTTCAGGACATGTTGAAGAAACACATGAAGAGCAGCAGCCTGCCCGAGCCGAGCCTCGGCCCCTGCGGCCAGGACCCGGACACGTTGAGTCTCACACCGTCCGACGTGGTTCCCACTTCGGTGATCGCTCGCGTCCTGGAAAAACCCGAACCGCTGCTCCTCAACTCGGCGCAGTCCAACAGCCGCGGCTGGCCGACCGCCGAGGACGTCTTTGTGCACGTGGACATGACTGCGGAAGGATCAGGCACCGAAAACGACACTGTGCTCGACGGTTCGTGCCAAAGCGTGCCGGACGCGGGCCAGGAGGCAGGCGCCGCACCCTCTTTCGACAAGCTGAATCCGTacccaccaccaccgccaccCAACCCGCTTTACCCTGGGCGGAAGGTCATCGagttctcctcagatgacaaGGTGAAGATTCCCAAGAACAGTCCGCTTCCCAACTGCACGTACGCCACGCGCCAGGCCATCTCACTCAGCCTGCACAGCGAGCAGCCTTTGGTGCCCCCCAGCCCCGCACCCTCGCGCAGCGAACCGCAGCATCACGGCGCCATCGCTGCCGACACGCCCTCCAGCCAGTCCAGCCCCTTCAGCAGCCCGCCACAG GCGCCGAGCGTGGGGGCCAGCTCTGCCAGTTCTTCCGAGGACCTTCTGGCCAACTGGCAACGGATGTTTGTGGACAAGATGGCACCCTCAGCAATGGTGGGCGGGGGCTCCTCCAGGGTGGCGTACTCGGACGGCGAGGAAGGCTCGACTGCAAGCCACGCCTCCAGCCTCGACACGGACACTGATGTTGAGCCCCGTTCCTACACCAGGGGTCCGTACGGCGGAGGCGAGCGACTCCTCATAAATACAGACCGAGACGGAGTGGCCCCGGGCGCCCAACGGGATCGGGATAATGATGGCGAGGAGCCGGACAGCCTAGCACGGGACTTGTCCGTCATTTCACCGCGGCTCTTGGACTTTGAGCCCGCCTTTGCGGCAGCTGTGCTTCCACGACCTCACCGGAGCCCCAAAAGGATGGGGGTGCACCACCTACACAGACAACAACAGTAA
- the tjap1 gene encoding tight junction-associated protein 1 isoform X3 → MPPRPCPRWPLRHKRRMAASLEFAIDDPPRESFRARWRQDRRRGAVVERQDQRRAAVAPKGILKKAESPAVARTCHIIRKSTSAELLDAGAKWGARYLPTPSLDREQSVRSSSGSFSPRLAWRMRLLEEKVRFSTFLDEITCRVITPAHLTQLGRKASRQRTGPRLGGKCLPDGACAERMRRWDTWSAALKRAERAGHVKSKVNQGDTGGRPRAKQDIVSHVKDLLSDSDRIRILQQQNEDLRRSLSLSAHKLESAEAEFDGSRHYMEAELSRSRDDLDKMRDKFRRLQNSYTASQRANQDLEEKLHALLRTLDRDKKTMDGEMVELTNKLLEAKNTIDRLEELNERYRLDCNLAVQLLKCNKSHFRNHKFADLPCELQDMLKKHMKSSSLPEPSLGPCGQDPDTLSLTPSDVVPTSVIARVLEKPEPLLLNSAQSNSRGWPTAEDVFVHVDMTAEGSGTENDTVLDGSCQSVPDAGQEAGAAPSFDKLNPYPPPPPPNPLYPGRKVIEFSSDDKVKIPKNSPLPNCTYATRQAISLSLHSEQPLVPPSPAPSRSEPQHHGAIAADTPSSQSSPFSSPPQAPSVGASSASSSEDLLANWQRMFVDKMAPSAMVGGGSSRVAYSDGEEGSTASHASSLDTDTDVEPRSYTRGPYGGGERLLINTDRDGVAPGAQRDRDNDGEEPDSLARDLSVISPRLLDFEPAFAAAVLPRPHRSPKRMGVHHLHRQQQ, encoded by the exons ATGCCGCCGCGCCCATGCCCACGCTGGCCCCTCAGACACAAGCGCCGGATGGCAGCCAG CTTGGAATTTGCCATCGACGACCCGCCGAGAGAGTCTTTCCGCGCCCGCTGGCGCCAAGACCGCCGCCGGGGTGCCGTCGTGGAGCGACAGGACCAAAGAAGAGCTGCCGTCGCCCCCAAGGGCATATTGAAGAAAGCGGAATCCCCAGCTGTGGCACGCACCTGCCACATCATCAGGAAGTCCACGTCGGCGGAGCTGTTGGACGCTGGCGCAAAGTGGGGCGCCCGCTATCTGCCCACACCCTCTCTGGACAGGGAGCAGTCTGTGCGCAGCTCCTCCGGCTCGTTCTCGCCACGCTTGGCGTGGAGGATGCGGCTCCTGGAAGAGAAGGTCCGCTTTTCCACCTTTCTGGATGAAATCACCTGTCGCGTCATAACCCCGGCCCACCTCACACAGCTGGGCAGGAAGGCTTCTCGTCAAAGGACTGGCCCCCGCCTTGGTGGGAAGTGCTTGCCCGACGGCGCGTGCGCCGAGCGCATGCGGCGTTGGGACACGTGGTCGGCAGCACTCAAACGCGCCGAGAGGGCAGGGCATGTAAAGTCCAAGGTAAATCAAGGAGATACAGGTGGACGTCCTCGAGCAAAACAGGATATTGTGTCACATGTGAAG GATCTTTTGTCAGACTCGGACCGGATCAG AATCCTTCAGCAGCAGAATGAGGACCTCCGCCGAAGCCTGTCTCTCTCCGCCCACAAGCTGGAGTCTGCGGAGGCGGAGTTTGACGGGAGTCGCCATTACATGGAGGCGGAGCTAAGCCGCAGCAGAGACGACCTTGACAAGATGAGGGACAAGTTTCGCCG ACTGCAGAACAGCTACACGGCGTCTCAGAGGGCCAATCAGGACTTGGAAGAGAAGCTTCATGCTCTG CTGCGGACGCTGGATCGAGACAAGAAGACGATGGATGGCGAGATGGTGGAGCTCACCAACAAGCTGCTAGAGGCCAAGAACACCATCGACCGTCTAGAGGAGCTCAAC GAACGTTACCGGCTGGACTGCAACCTTGCCGTGCAGCTGCTCAAATGCAACAAGTCACATTTCAGGAACCACAAGTTTGCTGAT CTGCCGTGCGAACTTCAGGACATGTTGAAGAAACACATGAAGAGCAGCAGCCTGCCCGAGCCGAGCCTCGGCCCCTGCGGCCAGGACCCGGACACGTTGAGTCTCACACCGTCCGACGTGGTTCCCACTTCGGTGATCGCTCGCGTCCTGGAAAAACCCGAACCGCTGCTCCTCAACTCGGCGCAGTCCAACAGCCGCGGCTGGCCGACCGCCGAGGACGTCTTTGTGCACGTGGACATGACTGCGGAAGGATCAGGCACCGAAAACGACACTGTGCTCGACGGTTCGTGCCAAAGCGTGCCGGACGCGGGCCAGGAGGCAGGCGCCGCACCCTCTTTCGACAAGCTGAATCCGTacccaccaccaccgccaccCAACCCGCTTTACCCTGGGCGGAAGGTCATCGagttctcctcagatgacaaGGTGAAGATTCCCAAGAACAGTCCGCTTCCCAACTGCACGTACGCCACGCGCCAGGCCATCTCACTCAGCCTGCACAGCGAGCAGCCTTTGGTGCCCCCCAGCCCCGCACCCTCGCGCAGCGAACCGCAGCATCACGGCGCCATCGCTGCCGACACGCCCTCCAGCCAGTCCAGCCCCTTCAGCAGCCCGCCACAG GCGCCGAGCGTGGGGGCCAGCTCTGCCAGTTCTTCCGAGGACCTTCTGGCCAACTGGCAACGGATGTTTGTGGACAAGATGGCACCCTCAGCAATGGTGGGCGGGGGCTCCTCCAGGGTGGCGTACTCGGACGGCGAGGAAGGCTCGACTGCAAGCCACGCCTCCAGCCTCGACACGGACACTGATGTTGAGCCCCGTTCCTACACCAGGGGTCCGTACGGCGGAGGCGAGCGACTCCTCATAAATACAGACCGAGACGGAGTGGCCCCGGGCGCCCAACGGGATCGGGATAATGATGGCGAGGAGCCGGACAGCCTAGCACGGGACTTGTCCGTCATTTCACCGCGGCTCTTGGACTTTGAGCCCGCCTTTGCGGCAGCTGTGCTTCCACGACCTCACCGGAGCCCCAAAAGGATGGGGGTGCACCACCTACACAGACAACAACAGTAA